A DNA window from Brassica napus cultivar Da-Ae chromosome C9 unlocalized genomic scaffold, Da-Ae chrC09_Random_13, whole genome shotgun sequence contains the following coding sequences:
- the LOC125595041 gene encoding ATP synthase subunit beta, chloroplastic-like, whose product MRINPTTSDPAVSIREKNNLGRIAQIIGPVLDVAFPPGKMPNIYNALVVKGRDTLGQEINVTCEVQQLLGNNRVRAVAMSATEGLKRGMDVVDMGNPLSVPVGGATLGRIFNVLGEPVDNLGPVDTLTTSPIHKSAPAFIDLDTTLSIFETGIKVVDLLAPYRRGGKIGLFGGAGVGKTVLIMELINNIAKAHGGVSVFGGVGERTREGNDLYMEMKESGVINELNLADSKVALVYGQMNEPPGARMRVGLTALTMAEYFRDVNEQDVLLFIDNIFRFVQAGSEVSALLGRMPSAVGYQPTLSTEMGSLQERITSTKKGSITSIQAVYVPADDLTDPAPATTFAHLDATTVLSRGLAAKGIYPAVDPLDSTSTMLQPRIVGEEHYETAQQVKQTLQRYKELQDIIAILGLDELSEEDRLTVARARKIERFLSQPFFVAEVFTGSPGKYVGLAETIRGFNLILSGEFDSLPEQAFYLVGNIDEATAKATNLEMEKVKEIILSTNSGQIGVLPNHAPIATAVDIGILKIRLNNQWLTMALMGGFARIGNNEITILVNDAEKNSDIDPQEAQQTLEIAEANLRKAEGKRQTIEANLALRRARTRVEALNTI is encoded by the exons atgagaaTAAATCCTACTACTTCGGATCCAGCGGTTTCAATACGTGAAAAAAACAACCTGGGACGTATTGCCCAAATCATTGGTCCGGTACTGGATGTAGCCTTTCCCCCGGGCAAGATGCCTAATATTTACAATGCTCTGGTGGTTAAGGGTCGAGATACGCTTGGTCAAGAAATTAATGTGACTTGTGAAGTACAGCAATTATTAGGAAACAACCGAGTTAGAGCTGTAGCTATGAGCGCGACCGAGGGTTTAAAGAGAGGGATGGACGTGGTTGATATGGGAAATCCTCTAAGTGTTCCAGTCGGCGGAGCGACTCTAGGACGAATTTTCAATGTACTTGGGGAACCTGTTGATAATTTAGGTCCTGTCGATACTCTCACAACATCTCCTATCCATAAATCCGCGCCTGCTTTTATAGACTTAGATACAACCTTATCTATTTTTGAAACAGGAATTAAAGTAGTAGATCTTTTGGCCCCTTATCGTCGTGGGGGAAAAATCGGACTATTCGGTGGGGCTGGCGTGGGTAAAACAGTACTAATTATGGAATTGATCAACAACATTGCCAAAGCTCATGGTGGTGTATCCGTATTTGGTGGAGTAGGCGAACGAACTCGTGAAGGAAATGATCTTTACATGGAAATGAAAGAATCTGGAGTCATTAATGAACTAAACCTTGCGGACTCCAAAGTAGCCCTAGTCTACGGTCAGATGAATGAACCGCCGGGAGCTCGTATGAGAGTTGGTCTGACTGCCTTAACTATGGCAGAATATTTCCGAGATGTTAATGAGCAAGACGTACTTCTATTTATCGACAATATCTTCCGTTTTGTACAAGCAGGATCCGAGGTATCCGCTTTATTGGGTAGAATGCCTTCTGCTGTGGGTTACCAACCCACCCTTAGTACCGAAATGGGTTCTTTACAAGAAAGAATTACTTCTACGAAAAAAGGGTCCATAACCTCTATTCAAGCAGTTTATGTACCTGCAGACGATTTGACTGACCCTGCTCCTGCCACCACATTTGCACATTTAGATGCGACTACCGTACTATCAAGAGGATTAGCTGCTAAAGGTATCTATCCAGCGGTAGATCCTTTAGATTCAACGTCAACTATGCTACAACCTCGAATCGTTGGCGAGGAACATTATGAAACTGCGCAACaagtaaagcaaactttacaacGTTACAAGGAGCTTCAGGACATTATAGCTATCCTGGGGTTGGACGAATTATCCGAAGAGGATCGCTTAACCGTCGCAAGAGCACGAAAGATTGAGCGTTTCTTATCACAACCTTTTTTCGTAGCAGAAGTATTTACAGGTTCTCCGGGAAAATATGTTGGGCTAGCGGAAACAATTAGAGGGTTTAATTTGATCCTTTCCGGAGAATTTGATTCTCTTCCTGAACAGGCCTTTTACTTAGTGGGTAACATCGATGAAGCTACTGCGAAGGCTACGAACTTAGAAATGGAGA AAGTAAAAGAAATCATTTTATCTACTAATAGTGGACAAATTGGCGTATTACCAAATCACGCGCCGATTGCCACAGCTGTTGATATAGGTATTTTGAAAATACGCCTTAATAACCAATGGTTAACAATGGCTCTGATGGGCGGTTTTGCTAGAATAGGCAATAATGAAATTACTATTTTAGTAAATGATGCAGAGAAGAATAGTGACATTGATCCACAAGAAGCTCAGCAAACTCTTGAAATAGCAGAGGCGAACTTGAGAAAAGCTGAAGGCAAGAGACAAACAATTGAGGCTAATCTAGCTCTCAGACGAGCTCGGACACGCGTCGAGGCTCTCAATACGATTTGA
- the LOC125595040 gene encoding NAD(P)H-quinone oxidoreductase subunit K, chloroplastic has product MNSIKFPVLDRTTKNSVISTTLNDLSNWSRLSSLWPLLYGTSCCFIEFASLIGSRFDFDRYGLVPRSSPRQADLILTAGTVTMKMAPSLVRLYEQMPEPKYVIAMGACTITGGMFSTDSYSTVRGVDKLIPVDVYLPGCPPKPEAVIDAITKLRKKIAREIYKDRIRPQRGNRCFTTNHKFFVVRSTQTGNYDQELLYPPSSTSEISTETFFKYKSPVSSHELVN; this is encoded by the coding sequence ATGAATTCCATTAAGTTTCCCGTACTTGATCGAACAACAAAAAACTCAGTTATTTCAACTACGTTAAATGATCTTTCAAATTGGTCAAGACTTTCCAGCCTATGGCCGCTTCTTTATGGTACCAGTTGTTGTTTTATTGAATTTGCCTCATTAATAGGCTCCCGATTTGACTTTGATCGTTATGGGCTAGTACCAAGATCAAGTCCTAGACAGGCGGACCTTATTTTAACAGCAGGTACAGTAACAATGAAAATGGCTCCTTCTTTAGTGAGATTATATGAACAAATGCCTGAACCAAAGTATGTTATTGCTATGGGAGCGTGTACAATTACAGGGGGGATGTTCAGTACCGATTCTTATAGTACTGTTCGAGGGGTTGATAAGCTAATTCCTGTAGATGTCTATTTGCCGGGTTGTCCACCTAAACCAGAGGCTGTTATAGACGCTATAACAAAGCTTCGTAAGAAAATAGCTAGAGAAATCTATAAGGATCGAATTAGACCTCAACGGGGTAATCGGTGTTTTACTACCAATCACAAGTTTTTTGTTGTACGCAGTACACAGACTGGAAATTATGATCAAGAATTACTCTATCCACCATCATCTACTTCAGAGATCTCTactgaaacattttttaaatacaaaagccCAGTATCTTCCCACGAATTAGTGAATTAG